In one Salvelinus sp. IW2-2015 linkage group LG26, ASM291031v2, whole genome shotgun sequence genomic region, the following are encoded:
- the LOC111952828 gene encoding LOW QUALITY PROTEIN: AMP deaminase 3-like isoform X3 (The sequence of the model RefSeq protein was modified relative to this genomic sequence to represent the inferred CDS: substituted 1 base at 1 genomic stop codon), with amino-acid sequence MARITAEVEMPRQFPKISLSEVDESVRLLAEKVYASVLKEEDTKDALSMYTVPEDCPIGLHQDREMEMLKEIAEQYSEESTKRKKSFKMKRSQLVSQQFPSSLNINPEWAMSVXTPLLFPGAPVCPSIPENSPEFQRVTISGDYCAGITVEDYEQAAKTLMKALFIREKYSRLAYHRFPRTTAQFLRSAENQKWNVEEEILPDMCPCPREGEDPYTTEGIPDDLNXSLQMKDGIVYVYDDAEALKQQQPHSLPYPDLETFAIDLSHVLAMIVDGPTKTYCHRRLNFVASKFYLHEMLNEMAELKELKGVPHRDFYNVRKVDTHIHAAACMNQKHLLKFIQTTYKTEADRVVLEKGGQMITLKQVFDTLAMDPYDLTVDSLDVHAGRQTFHRFDKFNSKYNPVGASELREIYLKTDNYIKGEYFARIIKEVAHELEESKYQHAEPRMSIYGRSPDEWESLASWFIQHKVHSPNMRWIIQVPRIYDIFRSKKIIQNFAKLLENIFLPLFEATVNPQKNKEIHVFLKYVTGFDSVDDESKHSDHMFSYKSPKPEEWTSGDNPPYSYYLFHMYANIMVLNNLRKERGLNTFQFRPHCGEAGSITHLVSAFLTADNISHGLNLKKSPVLQYLYYLAQVPIAMSPLSNNSLFLEYSKNPLKEFLQKGLCVSLSTDDPMQFHYTKEALMEEYAIAAQLWKLSTCDTCEIARNSVLQSGLSHQEKKHFLGANYLQDGPDGNDIRRTNVAQIRMAYRHETLCNELSFLVEAVKTEASGTQVE; translated from the exons aTGGCCCGGATCACTGCAGAAG TAGAGATGCCGCGTCAGTTCCCCAAGATCTCGCTGAGCGAGGTGGATGAGTCGGTGCGTCTGCTGGCAGAGAAGGTGTACGCCTCGGTGCTGAAGGAGGAGGACACCAAGGATGCKCTGTCCATGTACACCGTGCCTGAGGACTGCCCCATCGGCCTGCACCAGGACCGGGAGATGGAGATGCTCAAGGAGATCGCCGAGCAGTACTCAGAGGAAAGCACCAAGAG GAAGAAGAGTTTTAAGATGAAGCGTTCCCAGTTGGTATCTCAGCAGTTCCCCAGTTCCCTCAACATCAATCCAGAGTGGGCTATGTCTGTAYTCACCCCTCTGCTCTTCCCTGGCGCCCCTGTCTGCCCCAGTATCCCAGAGAACTCCCCAGAGTTCCAGAGGGTCACCATCAGCGGAGATTATTGTGCAGGG ATCACAGTGGAGGACTATGAGCAGGCAGCCAAGACACTGATGAAGGCCCTGTTCATCAGGGAGAAGTACTCCAGGCTGGCCTACCACCGCTTCCCCAGAACCACCGCCCAGTTCCTTCGCAGTGCTGAGAACCAGAAGTGGAACGTGGAGGARGAGATCTTGCCAG ATATGTGCCCCTGCCCTCGCGAGGGGGAGGACCCGTACACTACGGAGGGCATCCCTGACGACCTGAACTARTCGCTGCAGATGAAGGACGGCATCGTGTACGTGTACGACGATGCAGAGGCCCTGAAGCAGCAGCAGCCCCACAGCCTGCCCTACCCCGACTTGGAGACCTTCGCCATAGACCTGAGCCATGTCCTCGCCATGATCGTAGACGGGCCCAC GAAAACCTACTGCCACAGACGACTGAACTTTGTGGCCTCCAAGTTCTATCTGCACGAGATGCTGAATGAGATGGCTGAGCTGAAGGAGCTGAAAGGTGTTCCTCACAGAGACTTCTATAACGTCAGGAAG GTAGACACTCACATCCACGCAGCCGCTTGCATGAACCAGAAGCACCTGCTGAAGTTCATCCAGACCACCTACAAGACCGAGGCAGACCGCGTYGTGCTGGAGAAGGGGGGCCAGATGATCACCTTGAAACAGGTGTTTGACACCCTGGCCATGGACCCCTATGACCTCACTGTGGACTCCCTGGACGTACACGCT GGAAGGCAAACATTCCACCGCTTTGATAAGTTCAACTCCAAGTACAACCCTGTGGGAGCCAGCGAACTCCGWGAGATTTACCTGAAAACAGACAACTACATCAAAGGGGAATACTTTGCACGCATCATCAAG GAAGTGGCTCATGAGCTGGAGGAGAGTAAGTACCAGCACGCAGAGCCCCGTATGTCCATCTACGGCCGCTCCCCTGATGAGTGGGAGAGCCTGGCCTCATGGTTCATCCAGCACAAGGTTCACTCCCCCAACATGCGCTGGATCATCCAGGTGCCCAGGATCTA TGACATTTTCAGGTCGAAGAAGATAATACAGAACTTCGCCAAGCTGCTGGAGAATATTTTCCTCCCACTGTTCGAGGCTACAGTCAATCCACAAAAGAACAAGGAGATACACGTTTTCTTGAAATAC GTGACCGGGTTCGACAGCGTGGATGATGAGTCCAAGCACAGTGACCACATGTTCTCCTACAAGAGCCCCAAACCTGAGGAGTGGACCTCAGGCGACAACCCTCCCTACAGTTACTACCTCTTCCACATGTACGCCAACATCATGGTCCTCAACAACCTGAGGAA GGAACGAGGCCTCAACACCTTCCAGTTCCGGCCCCACTGTGGCGAGGCCGGCTCTATCACCCACCTGGTCTCTGCCTTCCTCACGGCCGACAACATCTCCCACGGTCTCAACCTGAAGAAG AGTCCTGTGCTGCAGTACCTGTACTACCTGGCCCAGGTCCCCATCGCCATGTCTCCTCTGAGCAACAACAGCCTGTTCCTGGAGTACTCCAAGAACCCTCTCAAGGAGTTCCTTCAGAAGGgcctgtgtgtgtccctgtctacCGATGACCCCATGCAGTTCCACTACACCAAG GAGGCCTTAATGGAGGAATATGCCATTGCGGCCCAGCTGTGGAAGCTAAGCACCTGTGACACATGTGAAATCGCCAGGAACAGTGTGCTGCAGAGTGGTCTGTCTCATCAG GAAAAGAAGCACTTCCTGGGGGCCAACTACCTGCAGGACGGGCCTGACGGGAATGACATTAGACGGACCAATGTGGCTCAGATCCGCATGGCCTACCGCCACGAGACCCTGTGCAATGAGCTCAGCTTCCTGGTGGAGGCTGTGAAAACAGAGGCCAGCGGCACACAGGTCGAGTGA
- the LOC111952828 gene encoding LOW QUALITY PROTEIN: AMP deaminase 3-like isoform X1 (The sequence of the model RefSeq protein was modified relative to this genomic sequence to represent the inferred CDS: substituted 1 base at 1 genomic stop codon) produces MARITAEEMPRQFPKISLSEVDESVRLLAEKVYASVLKEEDTKDALSMYTVPEDCPIGLHQDREMEMLKEIAEQYSEESTKRKKSFKMKRSQLVSQQFPSSLNINPEWAMSVXTPLLFPGAPVCPSIPENSPEFQRVTISGDYCAGITVEDYEQAAKTLMKALFIREKYSRLAYHRFPRTTAQFLRSAENQKWNVEEEILPDMCPCPREGEDPYTTEGIPDDLNXSLQMKDGIVYVYDDAEALKQQQPHSLPYPDLETFAIDLSHVLAMIVDGPTKTYCHRRLNFVASKFYLHEMLNEMAELKELKGVPHRDFYNVRKVDTHIHAAACMNQKHLLKFIQTTYKTEADRVVLEKGGQMITLKQVFDTLAMDPYDLTVDSLDVHAGRQTFHRFDKFNSKYNPVGASELREIYLKTDNYIKGEYFARIIKEVAHELEESKYQHAEPRMSIYGRSPDEWESLASWFIQHKVHSPNMRWIIQVPRIYDIFRSKKIIQNFAKLLENIFLPLFEATVNPQKNKEIHVFLKYVTGFDSVDDESKHSDHMFSYKSPKPEEWTSGDNPPYSYYLFHMYANIMVLNNLRKERGLNTFQFRPHCGEAGSITHLVSAFLTADNISHGLNLKKSPVLQYLYYLAQVPIAMSPLSNNSLFLEYSKNPLKEFLQKGLCVSLSTDDPMQFHYTKEALMEEYAIAAQLWKLSTCDTCEIARNSVLQSGLSHQEKKHFLGANYLQDGPDGNDIRRTNVAQIRMAYRHETLCNELSFLVEAVKTEASGTQVE; encoded by the exons aTGGCCCGGATCACTGCAGAAG AGATGCCGCGTCAGTTCCCCAAGATCTCGCTGAGCGAGGTGGATGAGTCGGTGCGTCTGCTGGCAGAGAAGGTGTACGCCTCGGTGCTGAAGGAGGAGGACACCAAGGATGCKCTGTCCATGTACACCGTGCCTGAGGACTGCCCCATCGGCCTGCACCAGGACCGGGAGATGGAGATGCTCAAGGAGATCGCCGAGCAGTACTCAGAGGAAAGCACCAAGAG GAAGAAGAGTTTTAAGATGAAGCGTTCCCAGTTGGTATCTCAGCAGTTCCCCAGTTCCCTCAACATCAATCCAGAGTGGGCTATGTCTGTAYTCACCCCTCTGCTCTTCCCTGGCGCCCCTGTCTGCCCCAGTATCCCAGAGAACTCCCCAGAGTTCCAGAGGGTCACCATCAGCGGAGATTATTGTGCAGGG ATCACAGTGGAGGACTATGAGCAGGCAGCCAAGACACTGATGAAGGCCCTGTTCATCAGGGAGAAGTACTCCAGGCTGGCCTACCACCGCTTCCCCAGAACCACCGCCCAGTTCCTTCGCAGTGCTGAGAACCAGAAGTGGAACGTGGAGGARGAGATCTTGCCAG ATATGTGCCCCTGCCCTCGCGAGGGGGAGGACCCGTACACTACGGAGGGCATCCCTGACGACCTGAACTARTCGCTGCAGATGAAGGACGGCATCGTGTACGTGTACGACGATGCAGAGGCCCTGAAGCAGCAGCAGCCCCACAGCCTGCCCTACCCCGACTTGGAGACCTTCGCCATAGACCTGAGCCATGTCCTCGCCATGATCGTAGACGGGCCCAC GAAAACCTACTGCCACAGACGACTGAACTTTGTGGCCTCCAAGTTCTATCTGCACGAGATGCTGAATGAGATGGCTGAGCTGAAGGAGCTGAAAGGTGTTCCTCACAGAGACTTCTATAACGTCAGGAAG GTAGACACTCACATCCACGCAGCCGCTTGCATGAACCAGAAGCACCTGCTGAAGTTCATCCAGACCACCTACAAGACCGAGGCAGACCGCGTYGTGCTGGAGAAGGGGGGCCAGATGATCACCTTGAAACAGGTGTTTGACACCCTGGCCATGGACCCCTATGACCTCACTGTGGACTCCCTGGACGTACACGCT GGAAGGCAAACATTCCACCGCTTTGATAAGTTCAACTCCAAGTACAACCCTGTGGGAGCCAGCGAACTCCGWGAGATTTACCTGAAAACAGACAACTACATCAAAGGGGAATACTTTGCACGCATCATCAAG GAAGTGGCTCATGAGCTGGAGGAGAGTAAGTACCAGCACGCAGAGCCCCGTATGTCCATCTACGGCCGCTCCCCTGATGAGTGGGAGAGCCTGGCCTCATGGTTCATCCAGCACAAGGTTCACTCCCCCAACATGCGCTGGATCATCCAGGTGCCCAGGATCTA TGACATTTTCAGGTCGAAGAAGATAATACAGAACTTCGCCAAGCTGCTGGAGAATATTTTCCTCCCACTGTTCGAGGCTACAGTCAATCCACAAAAGAACAAGGAGATACACGTTTTCTTGAAATAC GTGACCGGGTTCGACAGCGTGGATGATGAGTCCAAGCACAGTGACCACATGTTCTCCTACAAGAGCCCCAAACCTGAGGAGTGGACCTCAGGCGACAACCCTCCCTACAGTTACTACCTCTTCCACATGTACGCCAACATCATGGTCCTCAACAACCTGAGGAA GGAACGAGGCCTCAACACCTTCCAGTTCCGGCCCCACTGTGGCGAGGCCGGCTCTATCACCCACCTGGTCTCTGCCTTCCTCACGGCCGACAACATCTCCCACGGTCTCAACCTGAAGAAG AGTCCTGTGCTGCAGTACCTGTACTACCTGGCCCAGGTCCCCATCGCCATGTCTCCTCTGAGCAACAACAGCCTGTTCCTGGAGTACTCCAAGAACCCTCTCAAGGAGTTCCTTCAGAAGGgcctgtgtgtgtccctgtctacCGATGACCCCATGCAGTTCCACTACACCAAG GAGGCCTTAATGGAGGAATATGCCATTGCGGCCCAGCTGTGGAAGCTAAGCACCTGTGACACATGTGAAATCGCCAGGAACAGTGTGCTGCAGAGTGGTCTGTCTCATCAG GAAAAGAAGCACTTCCTGGGGGCCAACTACCTGCAGGACGGGCCTGACGGGAATGACATTAGACGGACCAATGTGGCTCAGATCCGCATGGCCTACCGCCACGAGACCCTGTGCAATGAGCTCAGCTTCCTGGTGGAGGCTGTGAAAACAGAGGCCAGCGGCACACAGGTCGAGTGA
- the LOC111952828 gene encoding LOW QUALITY PROTEIN: AMP deaminase 3-like isoform X2 (The sequence of the model RefSeq protein was modified relative to this genomic sequence to represent the inferred CDS: substituted 1 base at 1 genomic stop codon), whose protein sequence is MPRQFPKISLSEVDESVRLLAEKVYASVLKEEDTKDALSMYTVPEDCPIGLHQDREMEMLKEIAEQYSEESTKRKKSFKMKRSQLVSQQFPSSLNINPEWAMSVXTPLLFPGAPVCPSIPENSPEFQRVTISGDYCAGITVEDYEQAAKTLMKALFIREKYSRLAYHRFPRTTAQFLRSAENQKWNVEEEILPDMCPCPREGEDPYTTEGIPDDLNXSLQMKDGIVYVYDDAEALKQQQPHSLPYPDLETFAIDLSHVLAMIVDGPTKTYCHRRLNFVASKFYLHEMLNEMAELKELKGVPHRDFYNVRKVDTHIHAAACMNQKHLLKFIQTTYKTEADRVVLEKGGQMITLKQVFDTLAMDPYDLTVDSLDVHAGRQTFHRFDKFNSKYNPVGASELREIYLKTDNYIKGEYFARIIKEVAHELEESKYQHAEPRMSIYGRSPDEWESLASWFIQHKVHSPNMRWIIQVPRIYDIFRSKKIIQNFAKLLENIFLPLFEATVNPQKNKEIHVFLKYVTGFDSVDDESKHSDHMFSYKSPKPEEWTSGDNPPYSYYLFHMYANIMVLNNLRKERGLNTFQFRPHCGEAGSITHLVSAFLTADNISHGLNLKKSPVLQYLYYLAQVPIAMSPLSNNSLFLEYSKNPLKEFLQKGLCVSLSTDDPMQFHYTKEALMEEYAIAAQLWKLSTCDTCEIARNSVLQSGLSHQEKKHFLGANYLQDGPDGNDIRRTNVAQIRMAYRHETLCNELSFLVEAVKTEASGTQVE, encoded by the exons ATGCCGCGTCAGTTCCCCAAGATCTCGCTGAGCGAGGTGGATGAGTCGGTGCGTCTGCTGGCAGAGAAGGTGTACGCCTCGGTGCTGAAGGAGGAGGACACCAAGGATGCKCTGTCCATGTACACCGTGCCTGAGGACTGCCCCATCGGCCTGCACCAGGACCGGGAGATGGAGATGCTCAAGGAGATCGCCGAGCAGTACTCAGAGGAAAGCACCAAGAG GAAGAAGAGTTTTAAGATGAAGCGTTCCCAGTTGGTATCTCAGCAGTTCCCCAGTTCCCTCAACATCAATCCAGAGTGGGCTATGTCTGTAYTCACCCCTCTGCTCTTCCCTGGCGCCCCTGTCTGCCCCAGTATCCCAGAGAACTCCCCAGAGTTCCAGAGGGTCACCATCAGCGGAGATTATTGTGCAGGG ATCACAGTGGAGGACTATGAGCAGGCAGCCAAGACACTGATGAAGGCCCTGTTCATCAGGGAGAAGTACTCCAGGCTGGCCTACCACCGCTTCCCCAGAACCACCGCCCAGTTCCTTCGCAGTGCTGAGAACCAGAAGTGGAACGTGGAGGARGAGATCTTGCCAG ATATGTGCCCCTGCCCTCGCGAGGGGGAGGACCCGTACACTACGGAGGGCATCCCTGACGACCTGAACTARTCGCTGCAGATGAAGGACGGCATCGTGTACGTGTACGACGATGCAGAGGCCCTGAAGCAGCAGCAGCCCCACAGCCTGCCCTACCCCGACTTGGAGACCTTCGCCATAGACCTGAGCCATGTCCTCGCCATGATCGTAGACGGGCCCAC GAAAACCTACTGCCACAGACGACTGAACTTTGTGGCCTCCAAGTTCTATCTGCACGAGATGCTGAATGAGATGGCTGAGCTGAAGGAGCTGAAAGGTGTTCCTCACAGAGACTTCTATAACGTCAGGAAG GTAGACACTCACATCCACGCAGCCGCTTGCATGAACCAGAAGCACCTGCTGAAGTTCATCCAGACCACCTACAAGACCGAGGCAGACCGCGTYGTGCTGGAGAAGGGGGGCCAGATGATCACCTTGAAACAGGTGTTTGACACCCTGGCCATGGACCCCTATGACCTCACTGTGGACTCCCTGGACGTACACGCT GGAAGGCAAACATTCCACCGCTTTGATAAGTTCAACTCCAAGTACAACCCTGTGGGAGCCAGCGAACTCCGWGAGATTTACCTGAAAACAGACAACTACATCAAAGGGGAATACTTTGCACGCATCATCAAG GAAGTGGCTCATGAGCTGGAGGAGAGTAAGTACCAGCACGCAGAGCCCCGTATGTCCATCTACGGCCGCTCCCCTGATGAGTGGGAGAGCCTGGCCTCATGGTTCATCCAGCACAAGGTTCACTCCCCCAACATGCGCTGGATCATCCAGGTGCCCAGGATCTA TGACATTTTCAGGTCGAAGAAGATAATACAGAACTTCGCCAAGCTGCTGGAGAATATTTTCCTCCCACTGTTCGAGGCTACAGTCAATCCACAAAAGAACAAGGAGATACACGTTTTCTTGAAATAC GTGACCGGGTTCGACAGCGTGGATGATGAGTCCAAGCACAGTGACCACATGTTCTCCTACAAGAGCCCCAAACCTGAGGAGTGGACCTCAGGCGACAACCCTCCCTACAGTTACTACCTCTTCCACATGTACGCCAACATCATGGTCCTCAACAACCTGAGGAA GGAACGAGGCCTCAACACCTTCCAGTTCCGGCCCCACTGTGGCGAGGCCGGCTCTATCACCCACCTGGTCTCTGCCTTCCTCACGGCCGACAACATCTCCCACGGTCTCAACCTGAAGAAG AGTCCTGTGCTGCAGTACCTGTACTACCTGGCCCAGGTCCCCATCGCCATGTCTCCTCTGAGCAACAACAGCCTGTTCCTGGAGTACTCCAAGAACCCTCTCAAGGAGTTCCTTCAGAAGGgcctgtgtgtgtccctgtctacCGATGACCCCATGCAGTTCCACTACACCAAG GAGGCCTTAATGGAGGAATATGCCATTGCGGCCCAGCTGTGGAAGCTAAGCACCTGTGACACATGTGAAATCGCCAGGAACAGTGTGCTGCAGAGTGGTCTGTCTCATCAG GAAAAGAAGCACTTCCTGGGGGCCAACTACCTGCAGGACGGGCCTGACGGGAATGACATTAGACGGACCAATGTGGCTCAGATCCGCATGGCCTACCGCCACGAGACCCTGTGCAATGAGCTCAGCTTCCTGGTGGAGGCTGTGAAAACAGAGGCCAGCGGCACACAGGTCGAGTGA